In the Longimicrobium sp. genome, one interval contains:
- a CDS encoding GvpL/GvpF family gas vesicle protein — translation LAALVAPAPAPGADAAPEHVTARHWEVHRALLRGDVAPAPVGVVFDSADDVRAFLAESHAALHGALERVAGRWEFRLHVGVTEQGLARQMALDLSTHIYAELRRISAGAMTLAPAAGGVLSAAFLVERSASVAFQDRAEVLGHLNGALALDLTGPWPAYDFVHMHAVTPSA, via the coding sequence CCTGGCCGCGCTGGTGGCCCCGGCGCCCGCGCCCGGCGCCGACGCCGCCCCGGAGCACGTGACCGCGCGGCACTGGGAGGTGCACCGGGCGCTGCTGCGCGGCGACGTGGCCCCGGCGCCGGTGGGCGTCGTGTTCGACTCGGCAGACGACGTGCGGGCGTTCCTGGCCGAGTCGCACGCGGCGCTGCACGGCGCGCTGGAGCGGGTGGCGGGGCGGTGGGAGTTCCGCCTTCACGTGGGAGTGACGGAGCAGGGGCTCGCCCGGCAGATGGCGCTGGACCTGTCGACGCACATCTACGCCGAGCTGCGCCGCATCTCGGCCGGCGCGATGACGTTGGCGCCGGCCGCGGGCGGGGTGCTGAGCGCGGCGTTCCTGGTAGAGCGCTCGGCGTCAGTCGCGTTCCAGGACCGCGCGGAGGTGCTGGGGCACCTGAACGGCGCGCTGGCTCTGGACCTGACCGGCCCCTGGCCCGCGTACGACTTCGTGCACATGCACGCTGTGACGCCGAGTGCGTGA